In Nicotiana tabacum cultivar K326 chromosome 2, ASM71507v2, whole genome shotgun sequence, the following proteins share a genomic window:
- the LOC107793460 gene encoding cell number regulator 8: MANNEESNPLLSPEVKDELKKPNKPVISSAAGTIPAAFPMTWTADGLPMGHGVVGELNRGQWDSGLCACFGRNDEFCSSDIEVCLLGMAPCVLYGSNAERLGSAPGTFANHCLLYTGLYMLGQSFFGSNCVAPCFTYPTRTAIRRKFNLEGSCEALNRSCGCCGSFVEDEVQREQCESACDFATHFFCHPCALCQEGRELRRRLPHPGFNAQQVVVMIPPGDQTMGR, from the exons ATGGCCAATAACGAAGAATCAAACCCTCTTTTATCCCCTGAGGTGAAAGATGAGTTGAAAAAGCCCAATAAACCAGTTATTTCTTCTGCCGCCGGCACAATCCCGGCTGCTTTTCCGATGACGTGGACTGCTGATGGGCTTCCTATGGGCCATGGCGTCGTGGGTGAGCTCAATAGGGGACAGTGGGATTCTGGACTCTGCGCTTGTTTTGGCAGGAATGATGAATTCTGCAGCAGTGATATTGAAGTTT GTTTACTTGGGATGGCCCCGTGTGTGCTTTACGGGAGCAATGCCGAGAGACTTGGTTCTGCTCCTGGGACTTTTGCCAATCACTGCTTGCTTTACACTGGCCTCTACATGCTTGGACAATCCTTTTTTGGCTCGAACTGTGTGGCACCCTGCTTTACATATCCCACTCGTACAGCTATACGCCGAAAGTTTAATCTGGAG GGGAGCTGCGAGGCACTCAACAGATCTTGCGGCTGCTGTGGGAGCTTTGTTGAGGATGAGGTGCAGCGCGAGCAATGTGAGTCAGCTTGTGACTTTGCAACTCATTTCTTCTGCCACCCTTGTGCTCTTTGCCAGGAAGGCCGTGAGCTTCGTCGTAGGCTCCCTCATCCCGGGTTTAACGCCCAACAAGTGGTCGTTATGATTCCCCCGGGTGACCAGACCATGGGCCGCTAA